The nucleotide window GGCCGGGGCGATCGTCATGATCTTCATGATCGTCTACTACCGGCTGTCCGGTCTCATCGCGGACGTGGCGTTGATCTTGAACCTGATCTGCCTGATGGGGGCGTTGTCTGCATTGACGGCCACATTGACGCTGCCGGGGATTGCCGGCATCGTGCTCACGATCGGGATGGGGGTCGATTCGAATGTGTTGATCTTCGAGCGGATCCGCGAAGAACTTCGATCGGGGAAAGCGGTCCGGCTTGCAGTCGACGGCGGCTACGAGAAGGCATTGCTCACCATCGTCGATTCCCACGTCACGACGTTGATTACGGGAGTCGCACTGTTCCTTTTCGGCACCGGTCCGATCAAGGGCTTCGCCGTCACCCTCTGTCTCGGCATCGCCATCAATCTCTTTACGGCCTTGGTCGGGACCAAGGTCATCTTTGACATCGTCAATCAACGCCGCAAGGTCGATCAGTTGAGTATTTAGGTCGAAGGAGCCTGCATGCTGGAAATCTTGGGAAAGACGAACTTCGATTTCATGGGCAAGCGGAACATCTCGTTCCTGTTCTCCGGTATCATGGTTGTGCTGGGAATACTGGCGATCATTCAAATCAGCCGCGGTGCGGCCAACCTGGGCATCGACTTTGCCGGCGGCACGGCGGTGCAGCTGAAATTCCAGCAGCCGATCAAGATCGACGAAGCCCGGAACGCGCTGGAGACGAATGGGTTGGGAGATGCCGAGCTACAAGAATTCGGCCAGGACAACAAGTTGCTGATCCGGGTGAAGGCTTCCACGACGTTGGAACAGAAAACGGCGGAGCGCGTCGTGGCGGTCTTTTCGAAGGAGTTTCCAGGGAACACCTTTGTGGTGGATTCCAGCACGGAAATCGGACCCACCATCGGCAAGAAGCTGCAGGAAGATGCGTTGATCGCGGTGCTCGTGTCGTTTGCCGGCATTATCCTCTACGTTGCCGCCCGCTTTGAACTGCGGTTCGGGGTGGCGGCGGCCCTGGCGACGTTCCACGACGTGCTGGCCGTTCTGGGGGCATTCTATCTGCTCGACAAAGAGATCACGCTGTTGGTCGTGACGGCCCTCTTGACCTTGGCGGGCTATTCGCTGACCGACACGGTCGTGGTCTTCGACCGCATTCGCGAGAATCTTCGGATGCGGCGTCGGGACAGTGAAGAAGTAATGATCAACAATGCCATCAACCAGGTGTTGAGCCGCACGATCGTGACCAGTCTCACTGTAGTGTTGGTCCTGATTCCCCTGACCGTCGCCGGCGGAGAGGTGTTGCACGATTTCTCCCTGGCGCTGTTGTGGGGGGTGATCTTCGGAACATACTCGTCGATCTTTGTCGCCAGCCCCCTGTTGCTCCTGTGGCCGGGGACGACGGGGCGCTTACTCAAACGCGCCTAGGTTTGAGCGATAGTGAACCGGCTGCCCTGCGGGCAGAGTCGGGCGGTCTCTCGCATAGGCAGACACGTTCATGAAATTCTGGAG belongs to Nitrospira sp. and includes:
- the secF gene encoding protein translocase subunit SecF; protein product: MLEILGKTNFDFMGKRNISFLFSGIMVVLGILAIIQISRGAANLGIDFAGGTAVQLKFQQPIKIDEARNALETNGLGDAELQEFGQDNKLLIRVKASTTLEQKTAERVVAVFSKEFPGNTFVVDSSTEIGPTIGKKLQEDALIAVLVSFAGIILYVAARFELRFGVAAALATFHDVLAVLGAFYLLDKEITLLVVTALLTLAGYSLTDTVVVFDRIRENLRMRRRDSEEVMINNAINQVLSRTIVTSLTVVLVLIPLTVAGGEVLHDFSLALLWGVIFGTYSSIFVASPLLLLWPGTTGRLLKRA